One window from the genome of Sphingomonas lacunae encodes:
- the rpsP gene encoding 30S ribosomal protein S16, with amino-acid sequence MAVSIRLSRGGSKKRPYYKIVVADARSPRDGRFIERIGSYNPLLAKDNPERVKLDVERAKHWVEVGAQPTDRVARFLDAAGVKERAARNNPNKAEPGKKAKDRAEERAAKAAEAAEAAAAAAAAPAVEEAPAAEEAVAEAPAAEATEEQAEG; translated from the coding sequence ATGGCAGTCAGCATTCGCCTTTCGCGCGGTGGTTCCAAGAAGCGCCCTTATTACAAGATCGTCGTTGCCGATGCGCGCAGCCCGCGTGACGGCCGCTTCATCGAGCGTATCGGCAGCTACAATCCGCTGCTGGCGAAGGACAATCCCGAGCGCGTCAAGCTTGACGTCGAGCGCGCCAAGCATTGGGTAGAAGTCGGCGCCCAGCCGACCGACCGTGTCGCTCGCTTCCTCGACGCCGCTGGCGTGAAGGAGCGCGCCGCGCGTAACAACCCGAACAAGGCTGAGCCGGGCAAGAAGGCCAAGGATCGCGCCGAAGAGCGTGCTGCCAAGGCTGCTGAAGCGGCTGAAGCCGCTGCTGCCGCCGCCGCCGCTCCGGCGGTCGAAGAAGCACCGGCTGCTGAAGAAGCCGTCGCAGAAGCCCCTGCCGCTGAAGCGACCGAAGAGCAGGCCGAAGGCTGA